The genomic region TGATTGGTGTAGTAGTTTGGTTCGCAGGTTTATTTTATCTAGTACGCCTGTTCGTTTATCACGCGGAAGCAAATCAACAACCAGAACCAGCTCAAACTATTCTGAAAAACCAATACGCAATCATGGAAAAGCGTCTCTACAATATTATTACCACCCCGGGGATGATCGTGACCGTAGCGATGGCGATAGGCTTGATTACAGTAGAGCCAGAGATTTTGAAATCGGGTTGGCTACATATCAAGTTCGCTTTTGTCGCGCTGTTATTGATCTATCACTTTTACTGTGGCAGAATTATGAAAAGATTAGAAAAGGGAGATTGCAACTGGACTGGTCAACAATTTCGAGCTCTCAACGAAGCACCCACGGTATTACTGGTAGTAATTGTTATGCTGGCGGTTTTTAAAGATAGTTTACCCTTGGATCTGACGACTTGGTTAATAGTAGCTCTAGTAATCGCTATGGCGGCTTCC from Gloeocapsa sp. PCC 73106 harbors:
- the hemJ gene encoding protoporphyrinogen oxidase HemJ, which encodes MSYYWFKAFHLIGVVVWFAGLFYLVRLFVYHAEANQQPEPAQTILKNQYAIMEKRLYNIITTPGMIVTVAMAIGLITVEPEILKSGWLHIKFAFVALLLIYHFYCGRIMKRLEKGDCNWTGQQFRALNEAPTVLLVVIVMLAVFKDSLPLDLTTWLIVALVIAMAASIQLYAKKRRLDQEKLTL